The nucleotide window CTTCGCAGCCCGCTTGCACCGAGAGCCGGCGTCAGATACGATGGATGGTGCGTGCGTAACTGAATGGTGAATGAAAACGCGGGCACTGATAAGAGGACCACCGTAGGTACATCATCTGTCAATATGGCCAGAAGTTCAACGAGGAGACGGGCCTGAGCCGCGTCGAGATTACACTGGAGCGAGCTTCGGGTCAGCGCCCGTTCGATGACGTTGCCAAGGTGCCCCGGCCGTCGCAACTCGATGACTGGCATCTTTACGAGAAGTACGAAGGTGAAATAATtcgccagcgacgcggcgagcagggctTCTTGGACTGGAAGAGAGCGAAAGCGGAGGAGACGATGGACCTCGAGCAATGGCGTCAGGCGCTGGAACTTGGCAAAGATCTGAAGCTGGCGAAGCCGAGCAGGAGTACACGCTCGATGGTGGGAAATTAGAAACGAAAATGCACCATCAGCGAATAATTTGATGTCATGGCCTTCGAGGCGGCTGTTAATAAAGTGACATCGAAGGCTTCTGTTCCTGCCAGTTCGAACGCGCTCCAAGTTAAGCGAGGGGGTGACTGTGGGCTGCGCTGAGAGGCGCCTTAGCCATGAGAAAGATAGTAAATAAATTGCAATGCGATGCACTGCATGGCGACCGTCGAGGAAGAGATGTTGGCGGCGTCATGCCCCTCCAACCTCGATCGTCATGGTGCATTTTCAGGGCCCAAGCGGGGCAGCCTGCACTTACCTCGTTGACTTTCCCCTCTCATCACGCAGCCCTCTCAGACTAACCGAGCCACCATGGGCAAAAACGACAAaaagggaggcggcgacaaacccgcggccaagggcaaaggcggcgacaaggatgcgggcggcggcaaagccAAGGGCGCGCAGTCCATCAATGTTCGGCACATCCTGGTACGGCTCAAAGACAACCATCCCGTCAACATACCCAAGGCGCCTCGACCTATACTGACGTGCGAGATAGTGCGAGAAGCACgcgaagaaggaggaggcgctggcgaggctgAACGAGGGCATCAAGTTCGACGAGGTCGCACGCAACTTCTCTGAGGACAAAGCGAGGCAGGGTAAGCATCCCCAGCCCCTCCCAACAAATGCTGGCCTGTCCTAGGAATCGAGCTCACATTACACCTACACTCCGAAGGAGGTTCGCTCGGGTGGAAAAGTAAGGGCAGCTTGGATCCAAAATTTGAAGAGGTTGCGTTTGCGCTGGAGCCGAGCACCACGAGCAGCCCCAAGATAGGCGAGGCGAAGACTGGATTTGGCTATCACATCATCATGGTTCGTGTCTTCGAAGATGAGAACGCAAGCTAAGCGAACTGACATTCTGCTAGGTTGAGGGACGCAAATAGTGACATCACCAGACACAGCATGTAGTACTTCACATCCAAATACACTTTGCGTCACATGAAACAAGTGGCCAAAACATTGGTGATTTCCCTTGTTTTTTTGATTCCCGTCTCATGCAAGATGGGCCAACCGTGAGGCCAGATACCAAATCCAGATGCCAGCCGAAAAAGGCTAGAGTACAACCGCAAAGTGTCGTTTCCGGCGGACCCAAAGCCAGCCCGCGCCTCTATACCCTTCATTTCAACGCCGTCCATGCAGCACGTTTACTGCGAGGTCTGGAAGTAGTTCAGGAGGATGGAGCGCTCCTGCGACTCCTCACCCCAGTCCTTGACAACGACGCAAGAGCAGTTGACAACCTTGCGAGCGTTGCCCTCACGGTCGAGGACGCCTATGCGCGGTATTAGCAAATCGAACGTCGGATGGACAACTCCGCAACCTTCTGAGGAATAACACCTACAGAGACCGGCCcactcgccgagctgcttgCCGTCCTGAACCTTGATCAGGGGGATCTTGTGCTCGTCGCAGAGAGCGACGACCAGCTTCTTGTaggcctcctcctcgcagTTCTCGTTCAGGACACACATGTGAgcctggcggcggtcgagggccttggaAGCCTCACGGAGACCGCGGGCAAGGCCGTCGTGCATCAGAGCCAGCTTCAGGACGCCCTTGAGGGAATCGAGAACGGACATCTGGCCCttgggggcgtcggcggaaACCTCGACCTCATCGGCGACCTCGGGGGCGTTGTTCTCTTCTACGTCCGACTGTTGGGCGGCACGTTAACGTCTGTCATCGGCGTCGTGCCCGAAGGCAGTCTGCGGGATGCGGCCAAGCAACCCGCAGCGAGCCTCAAGAGGGGGGCCACTCATCAGCGTTGAAGGAGGCTTACCATCTTGAATGTTTATCTTGTCGGGCGATCCTCGAAGATTGTAATATTTGGAGTTGAAGGGGGGGGAAAAGAGAGGGGATGGGTTCACTTCTTGAGCAGGGTGGTGGTCTGGATTTGAGCGTAACGGGGATTTGCCGGCGGCTCCAAAGTGCGCACGCGATTAGGGCAATTTTTCGTGCACGGACCCACCAGGGCACACACAAGCGCTCGCGCACACACACCGCAGCAATACACCGATCCCCACTCTTTCTCTCCACCATCTGTTCTGCGGTCGACGATacttttttttccccctcTGCTTCTCGACCACACTCTCTACCAAGAACCAGTCCGACAAACACACCTGTGAGGTATGTATGATTCCAAGGGCTGACGGCGATCGGGATGCGGCAGGATGATGCCTCTATCAGCGGCAGGAGGAAGCAATCGtgagcgccgcccgcggtgAGGCGACtagacgtcgccgccagtcGTCGCCTTCGGCCCGGTGCGATTAGGTTGGCGGTGTCGCGACCGACGAACCGCGGCAGGCAAACGCTCTCGATACTCTTCTCTCCCTCAGCAATGGGCGGCAGAACCCTCCTCGACCGATCGCTGAGGGCACTCTCCCTGCTCATGGCCGCGCGAGGCTAACGTCGAGTCTTTGCTCCTGGCAGATACCTCATTTCCAATCCGACTTGAGAATCTCCGCCCGACAACACCGCCAAAATGGTCCGCACTTCGGTTCTCCACGATGCCCTCAACTCCATCAACAACGCCGAGAAGGCTGGCAAGCGCCAGGTCCTGATCCGACCCAGCTCCAAGGTCATCGTCAAATTCCTGCAGGTCATGCAGCGTCACGGTACGTGAGAGGTTATTCGAGAGCGCGGGTGCATTGGAATCGTCAGTTTCGAGGCCGCAATACCCTTCGGTATGATAACTAGGGCGACGGTCGACTCTGCTCCCACGGCCCAGCCCCTATAAGTTGCCGATATATTATTCATCTCCTGCGACGGCCCCGAAACTGTTGATTCCGCATCTCCGCCACTCCTTTTGACGCTTGGGGTCGTCGCAACATTCACTGACTTTGTGTGATTTTGCAGGCTACATTGGCGAATTCGAGGAGGTCGATGATCACCGCTCCGGCAAGATCGTCGTTCAGCTGAACGGCCGCCTCAACAAGACTGGTGTCATCTCCCCCCGCTACAACGTTCGcctggccgagctcgagaagTGGGTTGTCAAGCTGCTGCCCGCTCGTCAGTTCGGCTACGTCATCCTGACCACCTCGGCTGGCATCATGGACCACGAGGAGGCCCGCCGCAAGCACGTCGCTGGCAAGATCATTGGCTTCTTCTACTAGAGGATGGATGCCAACCGGGGCTTAAAAGTACATGGGCATGGTCGGCGTTCCGGGAGGCCATGATGAACAGTGGCCGATGTTATCAGCTGCCGTTGAATGTAGCGCACTTTAGCTCTCTGAATGGGACCTTAGAGGACGTGACGCCCTGCTTAAACTCGCGTAATCCGTGACTATGCTTGGCCACATGCGCCTGGGCAGTCGTTTGCCGTAGACTGTCCATTGTgcgaagtacgaagtacgtgcCGGTTGATCCATGCGTGCATTTGAGACAGCACTCGTCCCAGTCCCAGCGAAGCTGTGACTAGACGCTTTCAGGGCTTTTCTGCGTTCGGTTTGGCCCCTACGCTTCATCGCACGCATGAAGGCATTGACGTCCCTCGTCATAAATGGCGGAACACAGGATCGAATGCAAGTTTCTGTGAGCCGTTCAGATGGGTGGATGGTTTGCTTGGAAATGTCTGTTTGTCGATTTGCGCTTGCCTTGCCCTACTGAACCTTGCATTCCCTCTGGACGGGAATTTCCAGGCTGGGACTGTACCTAGGCCCCAGGCGGTAAAGgtactaccttagtaccaCCTTAGTACCCTTAGCATCGTACCTCAGCAACATTGCAGGTGGTGTCAAGCACTGTGACCGGGAGCTCTACAGCGCAATAGCCGCTAAAATGCCCACTATAATGAGGGCTGGTACGAATGGATAGCTGGACGACTGCTTCAGCTGGGGTTCGATCCGGTAGTCGATTCATTTGACAAGACTGTAGCGGATCGCACAGTCAGTCGCGAGTGACTGAGCCAATCGAGCAATCAATGCAGCAGTCGTTCCCAATAATGTCGGCCAGCAGTCAGGGTGGGGGTTAGGGTTATTTCAAGCCGAGCGCCAACTTGGTTGGTCCAACGCTCAATCCAGAGCGAGCAAAGCACGAGGCACTGTTCGTTCGTGCACTGATGAGGCAGCAGCCAGTTGCTGCGTACCGGAGTACGTACCACGCGCTGAACGCGATGGCATGCGGGcgggggcgtgggcgccggGAAGCGAGCCCGCTGAAGACGGGAGGCTGCCTTGGCTGCCTGGGAGAGGCGGCGTTGTTCTGGAGGGCGGGACTGTTGACGGCCTGAGCGGTTGCGCTGGTGAAAAAGTGGCTGTCCCTGGGCGTACCCCCCCTGTCAATGGGCCGCCTGTCAGGTGCTGGCCCGCCCCAAACTCAAACAGGGACAGGCCGGGACGGGACCGACTGAGCATTGGTTTTTGGTTCCTTTGGCTCCTCCTTGGTTCCCTGACTTGacttggcctggcctgctcctagcctggcctggctgttCGTTGGCCTGGCACCAGACGAAGTGCCTGTCGCCCGTGTCCGCACCTTTCCTTCCACTGTACCTGTATCTACCCAACCCGACCGAGAGAGAAGGCGCTCGTCGAATCCGCACTCTCCTCCCAATCGGCCGACGCGCCGGAACGCCATGGTCTCCTCTTCGCAGCTTTGGTAGCCGACTCCCCCAATTCTCCTCCCCAATGCGACGACATTCGACGAACACAGCTACATCAAAGCAAAGACCCCGTCCGCCTTGGCGCCGATGCTGAATCCCACTTCCCAGCAAATCATGCGACGCCGACAGACCCTGG belongs to Purpureocillium takamizusanense chromosome 1, complete sequence and includes:
- the PIN4_1 gene encoding Peptidylprolyl isomerase (COG:O~EggNog:ENOG503P4B1), whose amino-acid sequence is MGKNDKKGGGDKPAAKGKGGDKDAGGGKAKGAQSINVRHILCEKHAKKEEALARLNEGIKFDEVARNFSEDKARQGGSLGWKSKGSLDPKFEEVAFALEPSTTSSPKIGEAKTGFGYHIIMVEGRK
- the RPS12 gene encoding 40S ribosomal protein S12 (COG:J~BUSCO:EOG09265CN0~EggNog:ENOG503P1R7) gives rise to the protein MSDVEENNAPEVADEVEVSADAPKGQMSVLDSLKGVLKLALMHDGLARGLREASKALDRRQAHMCVLNENCEEEAYKKLVVALCDEHKIPLIKVQDGKQLGEWAGLCVLDREGNARKVVNCSCVVVKDWGEESQERSILLNYFQTSQ
- the RPS22 gene encoding 40S ribosomal protein S22 (COG:J~EggNog:ENOG503P2XK), with amino-acid sequence MVRTSVLHDALNSINNAEKAGKRQVLIRPSSKVIVKFLQVMQRHGYIGEFEEVDDHRSGKIVVQLNGRLNKTGVISPRYNVRLAELEKWVVKLLPARQFGYVILTTSAGIMDHEEARRKHVAGKIIGFFY